The proteins below are encoded in one region of Microbacterium pygmaeum:
- a CDS encoding L-aspartate oxidase: protein MSTAERQISTTVLVIGTGGSGLRAAIELAEAGVDVLALGKRPKSDAHTSLAAGGINAALATMDAEDSWQQHAADTLKESYLLANPHTVEIVTSGAARGIEDLERYGMPFAREEDGRISQRYFGAHTYRRTAFAGDYTGLEIQRTLINRAAQLQVPILDTVYVTRILVNEDGAVFGAYGFDLEDGTRYLIHADAVILAAGGHNRIWRRTSSRRDENTGDSFRLAVEAGGRLRDPELVQFHPSGIIEPENAAGTLISEAARGEGGILRNGLGERFMHRYDPERLELSTRDRVALACYTEIKEGRGTPNGGVWLDVSHLPRETIMTRLPRVYQTMLELQMLDITKDPIEIAPTAHYSMGGVWVRSSDHSTDVPGLYAIGEASSGLHGANRLGGNSLIELLVFGRIVGRAAAAYSAALPAQRRSAAAVAVARDEIADLLAANGTENVRALQRAIRNTMTEHAGVVRDEEGLLAGLRELDAIEARIPDIGVHPDIAGYQDLAHAFDLRSAALAARATLAAALVRRETRGCHNRSDYPELDPGLQVNLVWSPATGVVREEIPAIPAEIGELMREVSVAGKLVE, encoded by the coding sequence ATGAGCACCGCAGAACGCCAGATCTCCACCACAGTCCTCGTCATCGGCACCGGAGGCTCGGGCCTGCGCGCTGCCATCGAGCTGGCCGAAGCCGGTGTCGACGTCCTCGCCCTCGGCAAGCGCCCGAAGTCCGACGCGCACACGTCGCTGGCCGCGGGCGGCATCAACGCGGCCCTCGCGACGATGGATGCCGAGGACAGCTGGCAGCAGCACGCCGCCGACACCCTCAAGGAGAGCTACCTGCTCGCCAACCCGCACACCGTCGAGATCGTCACCTCGGGTGCGGCCCGCGGTATCGAGGACCTCGAGCGGTACGGCATGCCGTTCGCCCGCGAGGAGGACGGCCGCATCTCGCAGCGCTACTTCGGCGCGCACACCTACCGGCGCACCGCGTTCGCCGGCGACTACACCGGCCTGGAGATCCAGCGGACCCTGATCAACCGCGCAGCACAGCTGCAGGTGCCGATCCTCGACACCGTCTACGTCACACGCATCCTCGTGAACGAGGACGGCGCCGTCTTCGGCGCGTACGGCTTCGACCTCGAAGACGGGACCCGCTACCTCATCCACGCCGACGCGGTCATCCTCGCAGCCGGCGGTCACAACCGCATCTGGCGACGCACATCGTCACGTCGTGACGAGAACACCGGCGATTCGTTCCGGCTCGCCGTCGAAGCCGGCGGCCGCCTGCGCGACCCCGAGCTCGTGCAGTTCCACCCGAGCGGCATCATCGAGCCCGAGAACGCCGCCGGCACCCTCATCTCCGAGGCGGCGCGCGGCGAGGGCGGCATCCTCCGCAACGGACTCGGCGAGCGCTTCATGCACCGCTACGACCCCGAGCGGCTCGAGCTGTCCACCCGCGATCGGGTCGCTCTGGCGTGCTACACCGAGATCAAGGAGGGGCGAGGCACCCCGAACGGCGGCGTCTGGCTCGACGTGTCCCACCTGCCGCGCGAGACGATCATGACCCGCCTCCCTCGCGTGTACCAGACCATGCTCGAGCTGCAGATGCTCGACATCACGAAAGACCCCATCGAGATCGCGCCCACCGCGCACTACTCGATGGGCGGGGTCTGGGTGCGCTCCAGCGATCACTCCACCGATGTACCGGGACTGTACGCGATCGGCGAGGCATCGTCCGGACTCCACGGCGCGAACCGGCTCGGCGGGAACTCGCTCATCGAGCTGCTCGTCTTCGGCCGCATCGTCGGCCGGGCCGCAGCCGCCTACTCGGCCGCACTCCCGGCGCAGCGGCGCTCCGCAGCGGCCGTCGCGGTCGCCCGCGACGAGATCGCGGACCTGCTGGCAGCGAACGGAACCGAGAACGTGCGGGCGCTGCAGCGGGCGATCCGCAACACGATGACCGAGCACGCCGGCGTGGTGCGCGACGAGGAAGGGCTGCTCGCCGGGCTCCGCGAACTCGACGCGATCGAGGCACGCATCCCCGACATCGGCGTGCATCCCGACATCGCCGGCTATCAGGACCTCGCGCACGCGTTCGACCTGCGCTCCGCCGCACTGGCGGCCAGAGCCACGCTGGCGGCCGCGCTCGTGCGGCGCGAGACGCGCGGATGCCACAACCGCAGCGACTACCCTGAGCTCGACCCCGGGCTTCAGGTCAACCTGGTGTGGTCGCCCGCCACCGGCGTCGTCCGTGAGGAGATCCCGGCCATCCCCGCCGAGATCGGCGAACTGATGCGCGAGGTCTCGGTCGCGGGGAAGCTCGTCGAGTAG
- a CDS encoding LysR family transcriptional regulator has translation MNLEQLRSFVEVADVASFTRAAERLHLAQPSLSRQISALEHDLGAELLHRARGGSTLTTAGQSLLPLARRMLADADTVRRELAELSGLQRGSVRLGATPSLSVGLVVEALSAFHAAYPAIGLHLSEQGSRRLLEELAGGELDLALITSTNPTATERLTVTPLLVEELVLVSARSRPAVTTRRTIELHQVAPLPQIAFRSTYDLRSATDAAYASASLTPDIVLEGAEMDAVLRFVERGVGVAIVPAMVVLDRPGLRSVRLSEPRLTRTISLARPADFEPSTAARVLARTITTTATALAGASATTLRPAGQAVGAPTR, from the coding sequence ATGAACCTCGAGCAGCTGCGATCGTTCGTCGAAGTTGCAGACGTGGCCAGCTTCACGCGCGCCGCCGAACGGCTGCATCTGGCCCAGCCGTCATTGAGCCGTCAGATCTCCGCGCTCGAGCACGATCTGGGCGCCGAGCTCCTCCATCGCGCTCGGGGCGGGAGCACCTTGACGACAGCGGGTCAGTCGCTCCTCCCGCTTGCTCGACGGATGCTCGCCGATGCCGACACCGTGCGGCGCGAGCTGGCGGAGCTGTCCGGCCTGCAACGGGGCAGCGTGCGCCTCGGCGCGACGCCCTCGCTGTCGGTCGGGCTCGTCGTCGAGGCGCTCTCCGCGTTCCACGCGGCCTACCCGGCGATCGGTCTGCACCTTTCCGAGCAGGGGTCGCGGCGTCTGCTGGAGGAACTGGCCGGCGGCGAGCTCGATCTCGCGCTGATCACGTCGACGAATCCGACCGCGACGGAGCGTTTGACCGTGACCCCGCTCCTCGTCGAGGAACTCGTCCTCGTCTCGGCCCGCAGCCGCCCGGCGGTGACGACGCGGCGCACGATCGAGTTGCATCAGGTCGCGCCGCTGCCCCAGATCGCGTTCCGTTCGACGTACGACCTGCGCAGCGCGACCGACGCCGCGTACGCGTCGGCATCGCTCACGCCCGACATCGTCCTCGAGGGCGCGGAGATGGACGCGGTGCTGCGGTTCGTCGAGCGCGGAGTCGGCGTCGCCATCGTCCCGGCGATGGTCGTGCTCGACCGGCCGGGTCTGCGCTCGGTGCGGTTGAGCGAACCGCGGCTGACCCGCACGATCAGTCTCGCCCGGCCAGCCGATTTCGAGCCGTCGACCGCCGCACGGGTGTTGGCGCGGACCATCACGACCACGGCGACGGCGCTGGCCGGGGCGTCCGCGACGACGCTGCGTCCGGCGGGACAGGCGGTCGGCGCGCCGACGCGTTAG
- a CDS encoding IclR family transcriptional regulator: MPDSSRPQVPAADQTLRMLAHLARQRGPTAARTIATQLDIPRSTVYHLLATLQEHGFVVHLESERRWGLGVAAFELGGGYARQDPLARLGRPLVSELVDRTGESAHLAVMHGRDVLYIVEERALRRPALVTDVGVRLPAHLTASGRAMLAALPRPQVRALYPDVSAFSDRTGRGPARPAELREVLREARARGFAIEDGEVTLGLGSIGVAVRDHAGWPVAGIAVTYPVDGDAGGHAPVDVELSDRLFEASAELSRRIGGARPSA; the protein is encoded by the coding sequence ATGCCAGACAGTTCTCGCCCGCAAGTTCCGGCCGCCGATCAGACCCTGCGCATGCTGGCCCATCTCGCTCGTCAGCGCGGCCCGACCGCCGCCCGGACGATCGCGACGCAGCTGGACATCCCGCGCTCCACCGTCTATCACCTGCTGGCCACGCTCCAGGAGCACGGGTTCGTCGTGCACCTGGAGTCCGAGCGGCGATGGGGACTGGGCGTGGCGGCGTTCGAGCTGGGTGGCGGCTACGCGCGGCAGGATCCGCTGGCCCGCCTGGGTCGCCCCCTGGTCTCCGAGCTGGTGGATCGCACCGGCGAAAGCGCGCATCTGGCCGTCATGCACGGTCGCGACGTCCTGTACATCGTCGAGGAGCGCGCCCTGCGGCGACCAGCGCTGGTGACCGATGTCGGTGTGCGATTGCCCGCACACCTGACGGCGTCGGGCCGCGCGATGCTCGCGGCGCTCCCCCGGCCGCAGGTGCGCGCGCTCTATCCTGATGTCTCCGCGTTCTCGGATCGCACCGGCCGAGGACCGGCGCGCCCCGCAGAGCTGCGCGAGGTGCTCCGCGAGGCCAGAGCGCGCGGATTCGCGATCGAGGACGGCGAAGTCACGCTCGGCCTCGGCTCCATCGGCGTCGCCGTGCGCGATCATGCCGGCTGGCCGGTCGCGGGCATCGCGGTGACATATCCGGTCGATGGCGACGCCGGTGGACATGCTCCGGTCGACGTCGAGCTCTCCGATCGCCTCTTCGAGGCATCCGCCGAACTCTCCCGTCGCATCGGCGGCGCGCGGCCGAGCGCCTAA
- the hutH gene encoding histidine ammonia-lyase — MSTHTETVLDAVVVGRVPLRPEEVVSVARSGARVEIAAEALVQIAATRALVEGLADDPEPHYGISTGFGALATTFIAPERRLQLQASLIRSHAAGTGAPVEREVVRALQLLRLQTLATGRTGVRPIVVQTYAAMLNAGITPIVREYGSLGCSGDLAPLSSVALAAMGEGEVEVDGVPRPAGGALAAASIAPLVLREKEGLALINGTDGMLGMLLLALHDLSVLLETADVAAAMSIESQLGTDAVFAADLMALRPQTGQTASAANLRAFLADSAIMRSHRDPAVCTRVQDAYSLRCSPQVHGAARDTLDHARTVAFRELSAAVDNPVITTDGRVESNGNFHGAPIAYVLDFLAIAVADTASVSERRTDRALDPARSNGLPPFLAHEVGVDSGLMIAQYAAAGIVSELKRLAVPASVDSIPSSAMQEDHVSMGWAAARKLRRAIDGLARVLAIEVLTGARALDLRAPLQPAPATSAVRDLVRTAVSGPGPDHHLSPDIEAVTDLVLSGAVAAAAEGARA; from the coding sequence ATGAGCACCCACACCGAGACCGTTCTCGATGCCGTCGTCGTGGGACGGGTCCCACTGAGACCCGAGGAGGTCGTCTCCGTCGCGCGCTCCGGCGCGCGGGTGGAGATCGCAGCCGAAGCGCTCGTCCAGATCGCGGCGACCCGAGCACTGGTCGAGGGACTCGCCGATGATCCCGAGCCGCACTACGGCATATCGACGGGGTTCGGCGCGCTCGCGACCACCTTCATCGCTCCGGAGCGCCGGCTGCAGCTGCAGGCGAGCCTCATCCGCTCGCACGCCGCCGGCACCGGGGCGCCGGTGGAGCGCGAGGTGGTGCGCGCGCTGCAGCTGCTGCGCTTGCAGACGCTCGCCACAGGTCGCACCGGCGTGCGTCCGATCGTCGTGCAGACGTACGCGGCGATGCTGAACGCGGGGATCACGCCGATCGTGCGCGAGTACGGATCGCTCGGCTGCTCCGGAGACCTCGCGCCGCTCTCCTCCGTCGCGCTCGCCGCGATGGGCGAGGGGGAGGTCGAGGTGGACGGGGTGCCGCGACCGGCCGGTGGTGCGCTGGCGGCAGCATCCATCGCCCCACTGGTCCTGCGTGAGAAGGAGGGACTCGCGCTCATCAACGGCACCGACGGCATGCTCGGGATGCTGCTGCTGGCGCTGCATGACCTGTCCGTGCTGCTTGAGACCGCCGATGTCGCAGCCGCGATGTCGATCGAGAGCCAGCTCGGCACCGATGCCGTGTTCGCCGCCGATCTGATGGCGCTGCGCCCGCAGACCGGGCAGACCGCCTCGGCCGCGAACCTCCGCGCCTTCCTCGCCGACTCGGCGATCATGCGGAGCCATCGGGATCCCGCCGTGTGCACCCGCGTGCAGGATGCGTATTCGCTGCGCTGCAGCCCGCAGGTGCACGGCGCCGCGCGCGACACGCTCGATCACGCGCGAACGGTCGCGTTCCGAGAGCTGTCCGCGGCGGTGGACAACCCGGTCATCACGACCGATGGGCGGGTCGAGTCCAACGGGAACTTCCACGGCGCACCGATCGCCTACGTGCTGGACTTCCTCGCGATCGCCGTCGCCGACACGGCATCCGTCTCCGAGCGCCGCACCGATCGCGCCCTGGACCCGGCGCGCAGCAACGGGCTCCCGCCCTTCCTCGCGCATGAGGTCGGCGTCGATTCGGGACTCATGATCGCGCAGTACGCCGCCGCCGGGATCGTCTCGGAGCTGAAGAGGCTGGCCGTGCCGGCATCCGTCGACTCGATCCCGTCCTCGGCGATGCAGGAGGATCACGTGTCGATGGGGTGGGCGGCCGCGCGCAAGCTCCGACGCGCGATCGACGGCCTCGCACGCGTGCTGGCGATCGAAGTGCTCACCGGCGCGCGGGCCCTGGACCTGCGAGCGCCGCTGCAGCCCGCACCGGCCACCTCTGCGGTGCGCGACCTGGTGCGAACGGCGGTCTCCGGACCCGGCCCGGACCATCATCTCTCACCCGACATCGAGGCGGTGACCGACCTGGTCCTCTCCGGTGCGGTGGCCGCCGCAGCAGAAGGAGCACGAGCATGA